Proteins encoded by one window of Acuticoccus sp. MNP-M23:
- a CDS encoding SDR family NAD(P)-dependent oxidoreductase, with translation MPTNRSVLVTGASRGIGAAIAIGLAERGYDVALNDIAAQAEALTLIANEIEAMGRRVVIVHADVSKKAEVEAMAATVLDAFGKLDALVNNAGILIAGEVDGLPENHWDRVMDINAKGSFMVIQAFLPSMKGRKYGRIVNIASIGGKHGAPEQAHYSASKAAVMGFTRVLAQEVGPLGITANCVCPGIIMTDMGRVNLEVAAVREAWQAKTAMARIGDPEDVVGPVAFFASDDSAFVTGQSLNVDGGIVLS, from the coding sequence ATGCCTACCAATCGAAGTGTTCTCGTGACCGGCGCCAGCCGCGGCATCGGCGCTGCCATCGCCATCGGCCTTGCCGAGCGCGGCTACGATGTGGCGCTGAACGACATCGCTGCGCAGGCCGAGGCGCTGACGCTCATCGCCAACGAGATCGAGGCAATGGGCCGCCGTGTCGTCATCGTCCACGCCGACGTCAGCAAAAAGGCCGAGGTGGAGGCGATGGCCGCCACCGTGCTCGATGCGTTCGGCAAGCTGGACGCGCTGGTCAACAACGCCGGCATCCTCATTGCCGGTGAGGTCGACGGCCTTCCGGAGAACCACTGGGACCGGGTGATGGACATCAACGCCAAGGGTTCCTTCATGGTGATCCAGGCGTTCCTGCCTTCGATGAAGGGGCGCAAGTATGGCCGGATCGTCAACATCGCGTCCATCGGCGGCAAGCACGGCGCGCCCGAGCAGGCGCATTATTCCGCGTCCAAGGCGGCGGTGATGGGCTTTACGCGCGTTCTGGCGCAGGAGGTTGGGCCGCTCGGCATTACCGCCAATTGCGTCTGCCCCGGCATCATCATGACCGACATGGGCCGTGTGAACCTTGAAGTGGCCGCGGTGCGCGAAGCCTGGCAGGCGAAGACCGCAATGGCGCGGATCGGCGACCCCGAGGATGTGGTGGGTCCGGTCGCCTTCTTTGCATCCGACGACAGCGCGTTTGTCACCGGACAGTCGCTCAACGTGGACGGCGGCATCGTCCTCAGCTGA
- a CDS encoding SDR family oxidoreductase gives MVKGIDRFSLDGKRALVTGGASGIGRAIAEALAASGAHVIIADIDEARAREAADALGGNALHLDVTDQAAIGAAADHVAADGALDILVNNAGIVQNAPSTEVDVSDWQRVIDINLTGVFLTARTFGRAMVAAGKGSVISISSICGSVPVWPQPQAAYNAAKAGVNLVTRSLAVEWAASGVRVNAIAPGYVATPLTLKGRETPEWYETWLRMTPMGRLGDPDEIASAAVFLASDAASYVTGTVMMVDGGYTAL, from the coding sequence GTGGTTAAAGGCATCGACCGTTTCTCGCTGGACGGCAAGCGCGCCCTCGTCACCGGCGGTGCCAGTGGCATCGGCCGCGCCATTGCCGAGGCGCTGGCCGCGTCCGGTGCGCACGTCATCATCGCCGACATCGACGAGGCCCGCGCCCGTGAGGCTGCCGACGCGCTGGGCGGCAACGCCCTCCACCTCGACGTGACGGACCAGGCCGCCATCGGCGCCGCCGCGGACCACGTTGCGGCGGACGGTGCGCTCGACATCCTCGTCAACAATGCCGGCATCGTGCAGAACGCGCCATCCACCGAGGTGGACGTGTCGGACTGGCAGCGGGTGATCGACATCAACCTCACCGGCGTTTTCCTCACCGCGCGCACATTCGGGCGGGCAATGGTGGCGGCGGGCAAGGGCTCGGTCATCTCCATCTCGTCGATCTGCGGGTCGGTGCCCGTCTGGCCGCAGCCGCAGGCGGCCTACAATGCGGCCAAGGCGGGGGTGAACCTCGTCACCAGATCGCTGGCGGTGGAGTGGGCGGCGTCCGGCGTCAGGGTCAACGCCATTGCGCCCGGCTACGTCGCAACGCCGCTGACGCTCAAGGGCCGCGAGACCCCGGAGTGGTACGAGACGTGGCTCCGGATGACGCCCATGGGCCGCCTCGGCGACCCGGACGAGATCGCCAGCGCCGCCGTGTTCCTCGCCTCCGATGCTGCCAGCTACGTCACCGGCACCGTGATGATGGTGGACGGCGGCTACACCGCGCTCTGA
- a CDS encoding FGGY family carbohydrate kinase, protein MAYVLTADGGTESLRARVYDLKGTCLASHAVAYKTDFKPGARAEQNPADWWANFVEASRAAIAEAGVSPSDIEAICYATTSCTVVALDENGDALRPALIWMDVRANAEADEVLATGDPALALNGDGTGPVSAEWMIPKALWLKKNEPDTFARAHRICEYQDYITHKLTGEWAASLNNLGLRWHYRNDQGGFAKSLVEALGMGEILDKWPPRVVAPGEVIGTLTGAAAEALGLSRAVKVVQGGADALIGMIGLGVAKPGQLALITGSSHLQFGVTEAPVHAPGVWGAYADIVYPGRYVVEGGQTSTGSIINWLGRLTGGLDFAEMNEKAAALAPGSDGLLVLDHFQGNRTPHTDPLSRGAFVGLTLAHEKHHMFRAIMESIGFGTRAILDAFKRAGYESAEMTVGGGAAASDLWMQIHADTADIPIRVPASADAPSTGSAVLAFHGAGHFASIDEGIDAMVHPGRTIEPNAANVAAYEDIYQRYLALYPALKGVLRG, encoded by the coding sequence TTGGCCTACGTACTCACCGCCGATGGCGGCACCGAAAGTCTGCGCGCGCGGGTATACGACCTCAAGGGCACCTGCCTCGCCAGCCACGCCGTCGCCTACAAGACCGACTTCAAGCCCGGCGCCAGAGCCGAGCAGAACCCGGCCGACTGGTGGGCCAACTTCGTCGAGGCGAGCCGCGCGGCCATCGCAGAGGCGGGCGTCTCCCCGTCCGACATCGAGGCGATCTGCTACGCCACGACAAGCTGCACCGTGGTCGCGCTCGATGAAAACGGCGATGCGCTGCGCCCGGCCCTCATCTGGATGGACGTGCGCGCCAACGCCGAGGCCGACGAGGTGCTGGCCACCGGCGACCCCGCGCTGGCGCTGAACGGCGACGGCACCGGGCCTGTCTCCGCCGAATGGATGATCCCCAAGGCGCTGTGGCTGAAGAAGAACGAGCCGGACACCTTCGCCCGCGCGCACCGGATCTGCGAATATCAGGACTACATCACCCACAAGCTCACCGGCGAGTGGGCCGCCAGCCTCAACAATCTCGGCCTCCGCTGGCACTATCGCAACGATCAGGGCGGCTTTGCCAAATCGCTGGTCGAGGCGCTCGGCATGGGCGAGATCCTCGACAAGTGGCCGCCGCGCGTGGTGGCCCCCGGCGAGGTGATCGGCACGCTGACCGGCGCCGCCGCCGAAGCACTCGGGCTTTCACGCGCGGTGAAGGTGGTGCAGGGCGGGGCGGATGCGCTGATCGGCATGATCGGCCTTGGCGTCGCCAAGCCCGGCCAGCTGGCGCTGATCACCGGCTCCTCGCACCTCCAGTTCGGCGTCACCGAAGCGCCCGTCCATGCACCCGGCGTATGGGGCGCGTATGCTGATATTGTGTACCCCGGCCGCTACGTGGTGGAGGGCGGGCAGACGTCCACCGGCTCCATCATCAACTGGCTCGGCCGCCTCACCGGCGGGCTCGATTTTGCCGAGATGAACGAAAAGGCCGCAGCGCTCGCTCCCGGCAGCGACGGGCTGCTTGTGCTCGACCATTTCCAGGGCAACCGCACGCCCCACACCGACCCGCTGTCGCGCGGCGCCTTCGTCGGCCTGACGCTGGCGCACGAAAAGCACCACATGTTCCGCGCCATCATGGAAAGCATCGGCTTCGGCACCCGCGCCATTCTCGATGCCTTCAAGCGCGCCGGCTACGAGAGCGCGGAGATGACGGTGGGCGGCGGCGCGGCAGCGTCGGACCTCTGGATGCAGATCCACGCCGACACTGCCGATATCCCGATCCGCGTGCCGGCCTCCGCCGATGCGCCGTCCACCGGCTCGGCCGTGCTGGCGTTCCACGGCGCCGGCCACTTCGCCAGCATCGACGAGGGGATCGACGCGATGGTCCACCCCGGCCGCACCATCGAGCCGAACGCGGCAAACGTCGCGGCATACGAAGACATCTACCAGCGCTACCTCGCGCTTTATCCGGCCCTGAAAGGCGTTCTGCGTGGTTAA
- a CDS encoding carboxymuconolactone decarboxylase family protein: protein MADIKNNLIAAKNRLGILAKAAPDVFDAFSKLSKAATTDGAFNTAQKELMAVAIAVTQGCEDCILYHVDTAKRAGADEAALVEALGVAVEMGGGPAVMYAGKALEAFHAL, encoded by the coding sequence ATGGCCGACATCAAGAACAACCTCATCGCCGCCAAGAACCGCCTCGGCATCCTCGCCAAGGCCGCGCCCGATGTGTTCGACGCTTTCTCGAAACTCTCCAAGGCGGCGACGACGGACGGCGCATTCAACACTGCGCAAAAAGAGCTCATGGCGGTCGCCATCGCAGTTACGCAAGGCTGCGAGGACTGCATCCTTTACCACGTCGATACAGCCAAGCGTGCCGGTGCGGACGAAGCGGCGCTGGTCGAAGCGCTCGGCGTGGCGGTGGAAATGGGCGGCGGACCTGCGGTCATGTACGCCGGAAAGGCGCTGGAGGCTTTCCACGCGCTCTGA
- a CDS encoding alpha/beta fold hydrolase, which yields MTATLTMPRLGETMEEGRIVSWLIAPGTSFARGDALIEVETDKTVVEFPALGAGTLTETLVAEGDMVKVGAPIAKVEIADGPDWTREGDEPAEEAPAAPAPEADGEVVVDLPMPRLGETMEEGKIVGWMVETGASYKRGDPILELETDKTVAEFPALTDGTLVETLCGPGDVVKVGAAIARVSVAKADAGEISDEPAAAPAPEPESAPAKPAAQPARSDGAVRATPLARRIARQKGVDIAAIDGSGRRGRVERADVERAAEAPAPVASTGAEPAALTAADVTAPVPKFGGIAYVAEGPESGDPVLLIHGYSGDHIGFAALVSGLKKAGRYTVAVDLPSHGQTERDAASLEALTQGLPELAQHLFGDRRPHIIAHSMGAIPAATLAASLKATALTLIAPAGLGLKVDGEFLDGMADAQSVGEVEHLLRRISEAPLPLSQEILGVVFAELKKGRLRALAAALHTGGKQKASIRGALAALAETIPISILLGGRDRILDPADALDVSPRIAVHHFPRAGHVPHWEAPAETLAIILSKGA from the coding sequence ATGACGGCGACCCTCACCATGCCCCGGCTGGGCGAGACGATGGAGGAGGGGCGGATCGTCTCCTGGCTCATCGCGCCCGGCACGTCGTTTGCGCGCGGTGACGCGCTGATCGAGGTGGAGACCGACAAGACGGTGGTGGAATTCCCGGCGCTCGGCGCCGGAACGCTGACCGAAACGCTGGTTGCCGAAGGCGACATGGTGAAGGTCGGTGCGCCCATCGCAAAGGTCGAGATCGCGGATGGCCCGGACTGGACCCGCGAGGGCGACGAGCCCGCCGAGGAGGCGCCCGCCGCCCCGGCGCCTGAGGCGGATGGCGAGGTGGTCGTCGACCTCCCCATGCCGCGCCTTGGCGAGACCATGGAAGAGGGCAAGATCGTCGGCTGGATGGTCGAGACCGGCGCGTCCTATAAGCGCGGCGACCCGATCCTGGAGCTGGAGACGGACAAGACCGTCGCCGAATTCCCGGCGCTGACCGACGGCACCCTCGTCGAGACCCTCTGCGGCCCCGGCGACGTTGTGAAGGTTGGTGCTGCAATCGCCCGCGTTTCGGTCGCCAAGGCCGACGCCGGCGAGATTTCCGACGAACCAGCAGCCGCCCCCGCGCCCGAGCCGGAATCGGCCCCCGCAAAGCCTGCGGCACAGCCCGCACGCAGCGACGGTGCCGTGCGCGCGACCCCACTCGCCCGCCGCATCGCCCGCCAGAAGGGCGTCGACATTGCCGCCATCGACGGCAGCGGGCGGCGCGGCCGCGTCGAACGCGCCGACGTGGAAAGAGCCGCCGAAGCCCCCGCGCCAGTTGCAAGCACCGGCGCAGAGCCTGCCGCGCTGACGGCCGCGGACGTGACGGCGCCCGTGCCGAAATTCGGCGGCATCGCCTACGTGGCCGAGGGGCCGGAGAGCGGCGACCCCGTCCTCCTCATCCACGGCTATTCCGGCGACCACATCGGCTTCGCCGCCCTCGTCAGCGGCCTGAAGAAGGCCGGGCGCTACACCGTTGCCGTGGACCTGCCGTCCCATGGACAGACCGAGCGCGACGCCGCCTCGCTGGAAGCGCTGACGCAAGGGCTGCCGGAACTGGCGCAGCACCTCTTCGGTGATCGCCGACCGCACATCATCGCGCACTCCATGGGCGCGATCCCGGCTGCAACGCTCGCCGCCAGCCTCAAGGCGACGGCGCTCACGCTGATCGCCCCCGCCGGCCTCGGCCTGAAGGTCGATGGCGAGTTCCTCGACGGCATGGCGGACGCGCAGAGCGTTGGCGAGGTGGAGCACTTGCTTCGCCGCATCAGCGAGGCGCCGTTGCCGCTGTCGCAGGAGATTCTGGGCGTGGTGTTCGCGGAGCTGAAGAAGGGGCGGCTGCGCGCTCTGGCCGCAGCCCTTCACACCGGCGGCAAACAAAAAGCCAGCATTCGCGGGGCGTTGGCGGCGCTGGCTGAGACAATTCCCATCTCGATCCTTCTTGGCGGACGTGACAGAATTCTGGACCCCGCCGATGCGCTCGATGTTTCGCCGCGCATCGCGGTTCACCACTTCCCCCGCGCCGGTCACGTGCCCCACTGGGAAGCACCGGCCGAAACGCTCGCGATCATTCTTTCGAAAGGTGCCTGA
- a CDS encoding alpha-ketoacid dehydrogenase subunit beta, which yields MPEMTYRDALRQALIDSMREDDNVFVIGEEVGRYGGAYGVTKGLIDEFGPERMIDTPISEPGIVGTAVGAAMAGMRPVAELMYVDFIGMTMDQLANQAAKIRYMFGGQIGVPMVLRTQGGTGRSAGAQHSQSLEAYVMHTPGLRLAMPATVADAYHLLRGALTQPDPVVFIEHKGLYTMKEDVDLSADALPWGKAAIRRQGKDLVIVTYSRQLHYALAAAEELAKDGIDATVIDLRTLNPLDFDTIRPEVEKAGRAMVVSEGPMTAGVAAELAARISEECFDYLVDPVMRVAGEDIPISVSVELEKGSVPSPQLIAGTARKMFP from the coding sequence ATGCCCGAGATGACCTACCGCGACGCGCTGCGCCAGGCGCTGATCGATTCCATGCGCGAGGACGACAACGTCTTCGTGATCGGCGAGGAAGTCGGCCGTTATGGCGGCGCCTACGGCGTCACCAAGGGGCTGATCGACGAGTTCGGCCCCGAGCGGATGATCGACACGCCGATCTCCGAGCCCGGCATTGTCGGCACCGCCGTCGGCGCGGCGATGGCCGGGATGCGCCCGGTCGCCGAGCTGATGTACGTGGACTTCATCGGCATGACGATGGATCAGCTCGCCAACCAGGCCGCCAAGATCCGGTACATGTTCGGCGGCCAGATCGGCGTGCCGATGGTTCTGCGCACGCAAGGCGGCACTGGCCGTTCCGCCGGCGCCCAGCACTCGCAGAGCCTTGAGGCCTACGTGATGCACACGCCGGGCCTGCGCCTTGCGATGCCCGCCACGGTGGCCGACGCATACCATCTCCTGCGCGGTGCGCTGACGCAGCCGGACCCTGTGGTCTTCATCGAGCACAAGGGCCTCTACACCATGAAGGAGGACGTCGACCTTTCCGCCGACGCCCTTCCGTGGGGCAAGGCTGCGATCCGGCGGCAGGGCAAGGACCTCGTCATCGTCACCTATTCGCGCCAGCTGCACTACGCGCTGGCCGCCGCCGAGGAGCTGGCGAAGGACGGGATCGACGCCACGGTGATCGACCTTCGCACCCTCAACCCGCTCGACTTCGACACCATCCGCCCGGAGGTGGAGAAGGCCGGCCGCGCGATGGTCGTCTCCGAGGGGCCGATGACGGCGGGCGTTGCGGCCGAGCTTGCCGCGCGCATCTCGGAGGAATGCTTCGACTATCTGGTCGACCCGGTGATGCGGGTTGCCGGCGAGGATATCCCCATCTCCGTTTCGGTGGAGCTTGAGAAAGGGTCCGTGCCGTCGCCGCAGCTGATCGCCGGGACGGCGCGGAAGATGTTTCCATGA
- a CDS encoding thiamine pyrophosphate-dependent enzyme: MTMSVAGKAPEAGSNSDLIGLYTQMRRVRTFEERVGELFVRGQSAGSMLHLSIGEESAAVGVSSAMKDGDTFTTHHRGHGIFLARGADPKRMMAEIGGKETGYCHGKGGSMHIADMSLGHLGANAIVGGGIPAVVGAGLVAKRRNTGAVSIAFFGDGAMQQGILYESMNMAALWDLPVVFVCINNQWGMGTRIDQATRSTELHKRAEAFGLAAETVDGIDVEAVQEAGQRIVDGARAGKPGFLAINVYRHFGHARKDKSPYRTPEEEDAGRALDPVKRAREQLLEAGRSEEELAAIDDAAATEMDATIDFAVESDEPALDSMFRDVFAPGEAEPEPVRTRIDRILARD; encoded by the coding sequence ATGACCATGTCCGTGGCCGGGAAGGCCCCGGAGGCCGGATCGAACTCCGATCTCATCGGCCTCTACACCCAGATGCGCCGGGTGCGCACGTTCGAGGAGCGGGTCGGCGAACTGTTCGTCCGCGGCCAGAGCGCCGGCTCCATGCTCCACCTGTCCATCGGCGAGGAGTCGGCCGCCGTCGGCGTCTCGTCCGCCATGAAGGACGGCGACACCTTCACCACCCACCACCGCGGGCACGGCATCTTTCTCGCAAGAGGCGCCGACCCCAAGCGGATGATGGCCGAGATTGGCGGCAAGGAGACCGGTTACTGCCACGGCAAGGGCGGCTCCATGCACATTGCGGACATGAGCCTTGGCCACCTCGGCGCCAACGCCATTGTCGGCGGCGGCATTCCGGCCGTGGTCGGCGCGGGGCTCGTTGCCAAGCGCCGCAACACGGGCGCCGTCTCCATCGCGTTCTTCGGCGATGGCGCGATGCAGCAGGGCATCCTTTACGAGAGCATGAACATGGCGGCCCTCTGGGATCTGCCGGTGGTGTTCGTGTGCATCAACAACCAGTGGGGCATGGGCACAAGGATCGACCAGGCGACCCGTTCCACCGAGCTTCACAAGCGCGCCGAAGCCTTCGGCCTTGCCGCCGAAACCGTCGACGGCATCGACGTTGAGGCCGTGCAGGAGGCCGGTCAGCGGATCGTCGATGGCGCCCGCGCGGGCAAGCCCGGGTTCCTGGCGATCAACGTCTACCGCCACTTCGGCCACGCGCGGAAGGACAAGAGCCCCTACCGCACGCCGGAGGAAGAAGATGCCGGCCGCGCGCTCGACCCGGTCAAGCGCGCCCGCGAGCAGCTTCTGGAGGCCGGCCGCTCCGAGGAGGAGCTTGCCGCCATCGACGACGCGGCGGCCACCGAAATGGACGCCACCATCGACTTTGCGGTCGAGTCCGACGAACCGGCGCTCGACAGCATGTTCCGCGACGTGTTCGCCCCCGGCGAGGCGGAGCCGGAACCCGTGCGCACCCGCATCGACCGCATTCTGGCAAGGGACTGA
- a CDS encoding ABC transporter permease has protein sequence MSDTIAPTSEQRQSRINKDWLLRYSTLIVLILMFIGFSLFVDRFMSVFNLTNILQQISILTIVGAGLTFGFAAKEIDLSVGYTVGLAGILTPLLLVSGYSLPVAFGASLGAGILVGLVNALLVTKIGIPSLIATLATGSILFGINFLLTEGRAIYGGLPDAYMVLGQGRMWGIPNLTFFMIGAVAIAWFAMERTTFGRYIYAVGGNAKAAELSGVRVTFYRMMSLVLVALFAACAGALLAARLGSGQPNVGERYLLDGLATVFIGMTMFRPGTATVIGTLCGALFIGVINNGLNLVGMDTYVQNIMKGLIIIVAVAIVSRSTKLSIL, from the coding sequence GTGAGCGACACCATCGCACCCACCAGCGAGCAGCGCCAAAGCCGGATCAACAAGGACTGGCTGCTGCGCTATTCGACGCTGATCGTCCTCATCTTGATGTTCATCGGCTTCTCGCTGTTCGTCGACCGCTTCATGTCGGTCTTCAACCTCACCAACATCCTGCAGCAGATCTCCATCCTCACCATCGTCGGCGCCGGCCTCACCTTCGGCTTCGCCGCCAAGGAGATCGACCTTTCGGTCGGCTACACCGTCGGCCTTGCCGGCATCCTGACGCCGCTCCTGCTGGTCTCCGGCTACTCGCTCCCCGTGGCGTTCGGCGCCTCGCTGGGCGCGGGCATCCTCGTCGGCCTCGTCAACGCACTGCTGGTGACGAAGATCGGCATTCCCTCGCTGATCGCAACGCTTGCCACCGGCTCCATTCTCTTCGGCATCAATTTTCTGCTGACCGAAGGACGCGCGATCTACGGCGGTCTGCCGGATGCGTACATGGTTCTGGGGCAGGGGCGGATGTGGGGCATCCCCAACCTCACCTTCTTCATGATCGGCGCCGTCGCCATCGCCTGGTTCGCCATGGAGCGCACCACCTTCGGCCGCTACATCTATGCCGTCGGCGGCAACGCCAAGGCGGCGGAACTTTCGGGCGTGCGCGTCACCTTCTACCGGATGATGTCGCTGGTGCTGGTCGCGCTGTTTGCCGCCTGCGCCGGTGCGCTGCTGGCCGCCCGCCTCGGCTCCGGCCAGCCCAATGTCGGCGAGCGCTACCTGCTCGACGGGCTCGCCACGGTCTTCATCGGGATGACCATGTTCCGCCCTGGCACCGCCACCGTCATCGGCACCCTGTGCGGTGCGCTCTTCATCGGCGTCATCAACAACGGGCTCAACCTTGTCGGGATGGACACCTACGTCCAGAACATCATGAAGGGCCTCATCATCATCGTCGCGGTCGCGATCGTGTCGCGGTCCACCAAGCTCAGCATCCTGTGA
- a CDS encoding sugar ABC transporter ATP-binding protein: protein MSVRLNEIVMEFPGSRALDRVSVDFRSGEVHGLIGENGAGKSTLMSILAGTRHPTDGTVEIEGKPVRFDSPRAALGLGIALVSQEGSLVPSLTGAQNILLGDEPRIAGTIIRQGAVLKRARTLLADWFPGIDIDLSVPVETLDVAERKVIEIVRALRSDVKFLILDEPTATLQSREKKILWEIIRSLPGRGIGVILISHFLSEVLALSDRITVLRDGALVGTHPASEMTETRMVDLMLRRTGDSAGKAANRQSAARTGNPVLTVKDWKVGTVNVAHFDLHPGEIVGLIGLTGAGHFGFARSLYQRLGVTSGEIAIGGEAVARPSPRAMERRGVAFVPDHRMENALVADGTITENLSMVHPETCATAGVLFGGRETREARRIIDLLNVRTTGPGQTIKTLSGGNKQKVSLGKWLYGAEDRYRVMIFIEPTEGVDVGAKQEIYHHIRALADKGAAILIASSDLLEIEDVTERVVPFVAGRAGADILAADFSEATFIKAMAGDAA, encoded by the coding sequence ATGAGCGTGCGCCTGAACGAGATCGTCATGGAATTTCCCGGCAGCCGTGCGCTCGACCGGGTGAGCGTCGACTTCAGGTCGGGCGAGGTCCATGGGCTGATCGGCGAGAACGGGGCGGGCAAGTCCACCCTGATGAGCATTCTGGCAGGAACCCGTCACCCCACCGACGGTACCGTCGAGATTGAAGGGAAACCCGTCCGCTTCGATTCTCCGCGCGCTGCGCTGGGCCTCGGTATTGCCCTTGTGAGCCAGGAGGGCAGCCTCGTCCCCTCGCTCACCGGCGCGCAGAACATCCTGCTTGGCGACGAGCCCCGTATCGCAGGCACCATCATCCGCCAGGGCGCAGTCCTGAAGCGCGCAAGAACGCTGCTCGCCGACTGGTTTCCCGGCATCGATATCGACCTTTCGGTGCCCGTCGAGACGCTGGACGTCGCCGAGCGCAAGGTGATCGAGATCGTCCGCGCGCTCCGTTCGGACGTGAAGTTTCTCATTCTGGACGAACCGACCGCGACGCTCCAGAGCCGCGAGAAGAAGATCCTCTGGGAGATCATCAGGAGCCTGCCCGGGCGCGGCATCGGCGTGATCCTCATCAGCCACTTTCTGTCCGAGGTGCTGGCGCTGTCGGACCGGATCACGGTTTTGCGCGACGGCGCGCTCGTCGGCACCCATCCGGCGTCCGAGATGACCGAGACGCGGATGGTCGATCTGATGCTGCGCCGCACCGGCGACAGCGCCGGCAAGGCGGCCAACCGCCAGTCCGCCGCCCGGACCGGCAACCCCGTTCTGACGGTGAAGGACTGGAAGGTCGGGACGGTCAACGTTGCGCATTTCGATCTGCATCCGGGCGAAATCGTCGGCCTCATCGGTCTGACTGGCGCCGGCCATTTCGGCTTTGCCCGCTCGCTCTACCAGCGGCTCGGCGTGACATCGGGCGAGATCGCCATTGGCGGCGAGGCTGTGGCGCGCCCGAGCCCCCGCGCCATGGAGCGCCGCGGCGTCGCCTTCGTGCCCGACCACCGGATGGAAAATGCTCTGGTGGCCGACGGCACCATCACCGAAAACCTCTCGATGGTGCATCCCGAAACCTGCGCCACCGCCGGCGTTCTCTTCGGCGGTCGCGAGACGCGCGAGGCGCGCCGGATCATCGACCTTCTCAACGTGCGCACCACCGGGCCGGGGCAGACCATCAAGACGCTGTCGGGCGGCAACAAGCAGAAGGTCTCGCTCGGCAAGTGGCTCTACGGCGCCGAGGACCGTTACCGCGTGATGATCTTCATCGAGCCGACCGAGGGCGTCGACGTTGGCGCCAAGCAGGAAATCTACCACCACATCCGCGCGCTGGCGGACAAGGGCGCCGCGATCCTGATCGCATCGTCCGACCTTCTCGAGATCGAGGACGTCACCGAGCGAGTCGTGCCGTTCGTTGCCGGCCGCGCCGGCGCCGACATTCTGGCCGCCGACTTTTCCGAAGCGACCTTCATCAAAGCCATGGCAGGAGACGCCGCGTGA
- a CDS encoding substrate-binding domain-containing protein, which produces MNKLTLTAVLATAVTMTATGASAFDVAWVHSNAAAQSEQRVKAGFQEWLDESGKDWNVSFLDSGGSGEATASNLQDAASRGVDAIIITMSDLRASRAAIQVALDAGIPIFSVDSGFIDGVMVDITTNNWAMSADVSPYLLDEMGGEGNLIFLRMAEHHGTRKRGDVMADVLKEYQGVNVLAEHNIDYTAFFEDTTRTMQDYVARFGQDITAVWAPWDEPAQAAINVMKASGLSDVKVIGIDGHPQAVAEVCKPDSMMIATVSQPFEGMGEQVGEWITAIVEDGKAKEDVIPSNTVYMDAPLVTKTNCAEFQ; this is translated from the coding sequence ATGAACAAGCTCACCCTCACAGCGGTGCTGGCTACGGCCGTCACCATGACGGCCACCGGTGCCTCCGCGTTCGACGTGGCCTGGGTCCATTCCAACGCAGCGGCCCAGTCCGAGCAGCGCGTGAAGGCCGGCTTCCAGGAATGGCTGGACGAGAGCGGCAAGGACTGGAACGTGTCGTTCCTCGACTCCGGCGGCTCCGGCGAAGCGACCGCCTCCAACCTGCAGGATGCAGCGTCCCGCGGCGTGGACGCCATCATCATCACCATGTCGGATCTGCGCGCCTCCCGCGCTGCGATCCAGGTCGCGCTCGACGCCGGCATCCCGATCTTCTCGGTCGACAGCGGCTTCATCGACGGTGTGATGGTCGACATCACCACCAACAACTGGGCCATGTCCGCCGACGTGTCCCCCTACCTGCTCGACGAGATGGGCGGCGAGGGCAACCTCATCTTCCTGCGCATGGCCGAGCACCACGGCACCCGCAAGCGCGGCGACGTGATGGCCGACGTGCTGAAGGAGTACCAGGGCGTCAACGTGCTGGCCGAGCACAACATCGACTACACGGCCTTCTTCGAAGACACGACCCGCACCATGCAGGACTATGTCGCCCGCTTCGGTCAGGACATCACCGCCGTATGGGCGCCGTGGGACGAGCCTGCACAGGCTGCCATCAACGTCATGAAGGCATCGGGCCTGTCGGACGTGAAGGTCATCGGCATTGACGGTCATCCCCAGGCCGTCGCCGAAGTCTGCAAGCCTGATTCCATGATGATCGCCACGGTCAGCCAGCCGTTCGAAGGCATGGGCGAGCAGGTCGGCGAATGGATCACCGCCATTGTGGAGGACGGCAAGGCGAAGGAAGACGTCATCCCGTCGAACACCGTCTACATGGACGCGCCGCTGGTCACCAAGACCAACTGCGCAGAGTTTCAGTAA